One Triticum dicoccoides isolate Atlit2015 ecotype Zavitan chromosome 5B, WEW_v2.0, whole genome shotgun sequence genomic window carries:
- the LOC119307571 gene encoding UDP-glycosyltransferase 79-like, translated as MDSATSSSGDERGGVHVLLVPLPAQGHMNPMLQLGRRLAYHGLRPTLVATRYVLSTGPPPGDPFRVAAFSDGFDEGGMASCPDPVEYCRRAEAVGTETLAQVIAAEGRAGRTPSVMVYDPHMAWAPLVARAAGVPTAAFMSQSCAVDLIYGEAWAGRAPLPMADGSALHRRGAVSVDLGPEDLSPFVVSPGLYPKYLDVSIRQFQGLEHAGDVLVNSFRDLEPQEAEYMESRWRAKTVGPTLPSFFLDDSRLPSNKAYGVNFFSSAAPCMAWLDRQPPCSVVLASYGTVYSLDAGELDELGNGLCDSGKPFLWVVRSNEAQKISEELHGRCKENGLIVPWCPQLEVLAHKAIGCFLTHCGWNSTTEALVAGVPMVAMPRSADQPTTAKYVESAWETGVRMRTDEKGLMRREEVERCIRKVMDGEGKIEYRKNATKWMRMAKEAMQKGGSSDKNIAEFAAKYLSR; from the exons ATGGACAGCGCGACCTCGTCGTCCGGCGATGAGCGCGGCGGCGTGCACGTCCTGCTGGTGCCGCTGCCGGCGCAGGGCCACATGAACCCGATGCTCCAGCTCGGCCGGCGCCTCGCGTACCACGGTCTGCGCCCCACGCTCGTCGCCACGCGGTACGTGCTCTCCACGGGCCCGCCCCCCGGTGACCCCTTCCGCGTGGCCGCCTTCTCAGACGGGTTCGACGAGGGCGGCATGGCCTCCTGCCCGGACCCCGTCGAGTACTGCCGCAGGGCCGAGGCCGTGGGGACCGAGACGCTGGCgcaggtcatcgccgccgaggggcgCGCCGGGAGGACGCCGTCCGTGATGGTCTACGACCCGCACATGGCGTGGGCGCCGCTTGTGGCGCGGGCCGCGGGCGTGCCGACCGCCGCGTTCATGTCGCAGTCGTGCGCCGTGGACCTGATCTACGGGGAGGCGTGGGCGGGGCGCGCGCCGCTGCCGATGGCGGACGGGAGCGCGCTGCATCGCCGGGGCGCGGTGAGCGTGGACCTCGGGCCCGAGGATCTGTCGCCGTTCGTGGTGTCGCCGGGGCTGTACCCCAAGTACCTCGACGTGTCGATCCGGCAGTTCCAGGGCCTagagcacgccggcgacgtgctcgTCAACTCCTTCCGTGACCTCGAACCGCAGGAGGCGGAGTACATGGAGTCCAGATGGCGGGCCAAGACGGTCGGCCCGACGCTACCGTCCTTCTTCCTCGACGACAGCCGCCTGCCGTCGAACAAGGCCTACGGCGTCAACTTCTTCAGCAGCGCCGCGCCGTGCATGGCATGGCTGGATAGGCAGCCTCCTTGCTCAGTAGTCCTCGCGTCTTATGGGACGGTCTACAGCCTCGACGCCGGTGAGCTTGACGAGCTTGGAAATGGGCTCTGCGATTCTGGCAAGCCATTTCTCTGGGTCGTGAGGTCCAACGAGGCACAGAAGATATCTGAAGAGCTCCATGGCAGGTGCAAGGAAAATGGATTAATCGTGCCTTGGTGTCCCCAGCTTGAGGTTCTCGCGCATAAGGCCATAG GTTGTTTCTTGACTCATTGCGGATGGAACTCAACGACAGAAGCACTTGTTGCCGGTGTGCCAATGGTGGCGATGCCGAGGTCGGCCGACCAGCCAACCACGGCAAAGTACGTGGAGAGTGCATGGGAAACCGGCGTGCGAATGCGGACAGATGAGAAAGGTTTGATGAGGAGGGAGGAGGTAGAGAGGTGCATCAGGAAGGTGATGGATGGGGAGGGAAAGATTGAATACCGCAAAAATGCGACAAAATGGATGAGGATGGCCAAAGAGGCAATGCAGAAAGGAGGGAGTTCTGACAAGAATATTGCTGAATTTGCGGCTAAGTATTTATCAAGATGA